The Allorhodopirellula heiligendammensis genome includes a window with the following:
- a CDS encoding DUF11 domain-containing protein yields MIDIAETLKSSQATHSSTHFLALLCLACLASGCTGVPTGNLASAPGSKAPVARGTPVASPAVTAVQPHPQASSEIAQVGFRKSVHVGDDVCASNDCGCTYGPCAGGCNATPYGYVMPLVPQPWQYDPQEFLCDGGDQPPHAVLTRDDQIRGLQPQDTVTHYTTEAGDIEFTASNQVCVYAPRFGNVRRITGAIQGDGAIAVAGTTRPVGPQDVNYDLPGLVMTDSIEVGQEEFTRRIDSMRDRNRGIRIENIQQPVQSIDVRTVLAGIQNVGISELDESLLALLERYAVAATIWTLDESVEVAIEDLAPPVLTRDQKVDALVVYDFPGPGRLNLIKLADKKDAPIGDTVTFTLRLQNVGDSAVSGVVVTDNLVTRLEYVADSQSASVDAEFETKRNQAESSQLIWRLQEELAVGDSVTIEFQCRVL; encoded by the coding sequence ATGATCGACATCGCCGAAACATTGAAGTCCTCCCAAGCGACTCACTCATCCACGCACTTCCTCGCACTGCTGTGTTTGGCCTGCCTTGCCAGCGGCTGCACCGGAGTGCCCACGGGAAACCTAGCGTCTGCACCCGGTAGCAAGGCGCCGGTCGCCAGGGGGACTCCTGTCGCCAGCCCAGCTGTCACAGCGGTTCAACCACACCCGCAGGCGAGCAGCGAAATCGCTCAGGTAGGCTTTCGCAAATCCGTCCACGTGGGTGACGACGTCTGCGCAAGCAATGATTGCGGCTGCACCTATGGTCCCTGCGCCGGAGGATGCAATGCGACACCCTACGGCTATGTGATGCCACTTGTCCCGCAACCATGGCAGTATGATCCGCAAGAGTTCCTGTGCGATGGCGGCGATCAACCACCCCACGCCGTGCTGACTCGCGATGATCAAATCCGCGGCTTGCAGCCCCAAGATACCGTGACGCACTACACCACTGAGGCTGGCGACATTGAATTCACAGCATCGAATCAAGTTTGTGTGTACGCACCTCGATTTGGTAATGTGCGGCGAATCACTGGCGCGATCCAAGGCGACGGCGCCATCGCTGTCGCTGGCACCACGCGTCCCGTCGGACCGCAAGACGTCAATTACGATCTTCCCGGTCTGGTCATGACCGATTCGATTGAGGTCGGCCAGGAAGAATTCACCCGCCGGATCGACTCGATGCGCGATCGCAATCGCGGCATTCGGATCGAAAATATCCAACAACCGGTTCAATCCATCGATGTACGTACGGTGCTCGCGGGCATTCAGAACGTTGGCATCTCGGAACTTGACGAATCGTTATTGGCTCTGCTGGAGCGGTACGCGGTCGCCGCCACGATCTGGACGTTGGACGAAAGTGTCGAGGTCGCGATTGAAGATCTCGCACCACCCGTGCTGACACGCGATCAAAAGGTCGATGCCTTGGTCGTCTACGACTTCCCAGGCCCTGGACGGCTCAACCTGATCAAACTCGCCGACAAGAAAGATGCTCCGATTGGAGACACTGTGACATTCACGTTGCGATTGCAGAACGTGGGCGACTCGGCGGTCTCGGGTGTCGTCGTGACCGACAATCTCGTCACACGGCTCGAATACGTAGCCGACAGTCAATCGGCGAGCGTCGATGCTGAGTTCGAAACCAAACGCAACCAAGCCGAGTCATCGCAATTGATCTGGCGTTTGCAGGAAGAGCTCGCCGTCGGCGACAGCGTCACGATCGAGTTCCAATGCCGCGTGCTTTGA
- a CDS encoding Uma2 family endonuclease, which produces MSTAERSEFTTVDEYLAAEELSDTKSEYIDGWVRAISGATVRHNVVKMNCGLTIGSLLKGKPCRPFDSDMKLRITHRNSKRFYYPDLQVICKSNAPTDIFQDEPILIIEVLSPSTRAYDLDEKLNAYLRISSLECYVILEQHIPFAIVMRRTKDGFLRETYEGIDTKIDFPFINCTLPMSDAYDGVEFTASGVQETEEAYDAARNE; this is translated from the coding sequence ATGAGTACTGCTGAGCGCTCTGAATTCACCACCGTCGACGAGTATCTGGCAGCTGAGGAATTATCGGACACCAAGAGCGAGTACATTGACGGCTGGGTGCGCGCGATATCGGGAGCGACGGTGCGTCATAATGTAGTGAAGATGAATTGTGGGCTAACCATTGGCAGTTTACTCAAAGGCAAGCCTTGCCGACCCTTTGACTCCGACATGAAACTCCGCATCACGCATCGGAATTCGAAGCGGTTCTATTACCCTGATCTTCAGGTCATTTGTAAAAGCAACGCTCCTACCGATATATTCCAGGACGAACCCATTTTGATCATCGAAGTCTTGTCACCATCGACCCGTGCCTACGACTTGGATGAAAAACTCAATGCCTACCTGAGGATCTCGTCACTGGAATGCTACGTCATCCTGGAACAGCACATCCCGTTCGCCATCGTCATGCGGCGAACCAAAGACGGTTTCTTGCGAGAAACCTACGAGGGGATCGACACCAAGATTGACTTCCCGTTCATTAACTGCACCTTACCGATGAGTGACGCCTACGACGGTGTCGAATTCACCGCCAGCGGCGTACAAGAAACCGAAGAGGCCTACGACGCGGCGCGAAATGAGTGA
- a CDS encoding phospholipase D-like domain-containing protein: protein MIWIVAYISSVVGAFLTIIAMTIIRHRDRHSVGKVGWMGLVLLSPPVGLILFLWLGGRKISAEHESRDIVDMPRQPESDDQPDTPLERMLLSRQLCPPTEKNRVRILTDVRDVRQAFLDLIESGKEAIYITTFILDDKQTSDLIIDRLCEKARSGVQVRLLVDGFGSFILPEELLQKLRDAGGRAVRFKAMSQLSRLAYLNFRNHRKLAVCDGQRAILGGANIVEDEMTDGDDEGTWIDLSLWIEGPAVPQLQAVFCSDWNFETEEQLPPAKLEDAEAIEDEQTSRLTVMPIGPDGPDEILDDFWQFVIHHAEQRIWICTPYCVPPPAAMRALELACGRGVDVRIMVPQVSDLRPVDYARYDYFRDLVEMGGRVFRYGGGMVHAKLGIVDDMTALVGSANFDVRSFFLNYELSVVVHDQPTIERLSDWYADLMDKCDEGVTDQSTFRAAMATAVRLFASEL from the coding sequence CAGCTCGGTGGTTGGCGCGTTCTTGACAATCATCGCGATGACGATCATTCGCCACCGCGACCGGCATAGCGTCGGCAAAGTCGGCTGGATGGGTCTGGTTCTGCTGTCACCACCGGTCGGTCTGATTTTATTTTTGTGGCTCGGTGGTCGCAAAATTTCGGCTGAGCATGAGTCGCGAGATATCGTCGACATGCCGCGCCAGCCTGAATCGGACGACCAGCCGGACACACCGCTCGAGCGGATGCTGCTGTCGCGTCAACTCTGTCCTCCCACAGAGAAGAACCGTGTCCGCATATTGACTGACGTGCGAGATGTCCGTCAGGCGTTCCTGGACCTGATCGAGAGTGGCAAGGAGGCGATCTACATCACAACGTTCATACTCGATGACAAGCAAACCAGCGACCTGATCATTGATCGTCTGTGTGAAAAGGCTCGTTCGGGTGTGCAGGTGCGGTTGCTCGTCGACGGCTTTGGGTCGTTTATTCTGCCCGAAGAACTCTTACAAAAGTTGCGAGATGCCGGCGGACGAGCGGTCCGGTTCAAAGCCATGTCGCAGCTCTCGAGATTGGCCTATCTGAATTTTCGCAACCACCGCAAGCTCGCCGTTTGCGATGGCCAGCGAGCGATCCTCGGGGGTGCTAATATTGTCGAAGATGAAATGACTGATGGCGACGACGAGGGTACATGGATTGATCTGAGTTTGTGGATCGAAGGGCCAGCGGTGCCACAGTTGCAAGCCGTGTTCTGCAGCGATTGGAACTTTGAAACTGAGGAACAGCTACCGCCGGCGAAGTTGGAGGATGCCGAGGCAATCGAAGACGAGCAGACTTCGCGACTAACGGTGATGCCTATCGGTCCGGACGGCCCAGACGAAATCCTGGATGATTTCTGGCAGTTCGTGATTCACCATGCGGAACAACGGATTTGGATCTGCACGCCGTATTGTGTTCCACCGCCAGCCGCCATGCGAGCTCTCGAGCTCGCCTGCGGCCGCGGTGTTGATGTTCGCATTATGGTGCCCCAAGTCAGCGATTTGAGGCCCGTGGACTATGCCCGGTACGACTATTTCCGCGACTTGGTGGAGATGGGCGGCCGGGTTTTCCGCTATGGCGGAGGCATGGTGCATGCCAAGCTTGGTATCGTCGATGACATGACAGCGCTGGTCGGCTCAGCGAATTTCGACGTCCGCTCTTTCTTTCTCAATTATGAGCTTTCCGTCGTCGTCCACGACCAACCCACAATCGAGCGACTGAGCGACTGGTACGCGGACTTGATGGATAAGTGCGATGAAGGTGTCACGGATCAATCAACCTTCCGAGCCGCCATGGCTACCGCCGTGCGGTTGTTTGCGTCGGAATTGTAA